A single Branchiostoma floridae strain S238N-H82 chromosome 11, Bfl_VNyyK, whole genome shotgun sequence DNA region contains:
- the LOC118426260 gene encoding RNA-binding protein 25-like — MEQDRQGARQTARETDMEQDRRGARKTRRETDREPDKQGTSQTGGETDRRRGSKTDSEPRQGARQTGSQLTEREKAEREPKRRGAIRTWKETDMELHRQGDIQESQTERERDKKGERQTWSQTDRERDRQGDGQTESQTDRDTDRLGERQCARLSQRSQTGRKPDRKRGETVKERDRQKARKTGSRTDRDPYRQTEIQTGSETDRE, encoded by the exons atggagcaAGATAGAcagggagcaagacagacagCGAGAGAGACAGACATGGAACAAGACAGGCGGGGAGCCAGAAAAACAagaagagagacagacagggagccagacaaacaGGGAACCAGCCAGACAGGGGGAGAGACTGACAGACGTAGagggagcaagacagacagtgagcca agacagggagccagacagacagggagtcagctGACAGAAAGGGAGAAGGCAGAAAGGGAGCCCAAAAGACGGGGAGCCATACGGACATGGAAAGAGACAGACATGGAGTTACACAGACAGGGAGACATACAGGAAagccagacagagagggagagagacaaaaagggagagagacagacatggagccagacagacagggagagagacagacagggagacggACAGACGgagagccagacagacagggacacAGACAGGTTGGGAGAGAGACAGTGTGCAAGACTGAGCCAGAGGAGCCAGACAGGCAGAAAGCCAGACAGAAAGAGGGGTGAGACAGtcaaagagagagacagacaaaaaGCCAGAAAGACAGGGAGCCGGACAGACAGGGAtccatacagacagacagaaatacagacagggagtgagacagacagggagtga